A stretch of the Sulfurimonas sp. HSL-1656 genome encodes the following:
- a CDS encoding DUF4238 domain-containing protein: MSESTKKQPKPIKQHWVPRFYLKEFATLDTRKKKESQVWIFSKEEGDPTKVNIKDIAAKRYLYSPKDENGERCWKMEDELASLESLMCQIWPDFANSFIDLNNEAFRKGISLFLATMLLRHPKRLNEYDHLQKQMIDFYDSLPKDENGNPMIGSIKTKEGVFEFDSSDWGRYSNPKDYDKQKFFVDTIKSSAIEIAEMLMKKRWSVVFSESEQFITSDNPLIISNRLIGEMGNYGLNTKGTEITFPISPTRVLIMDDMFEQPHSQYYSLQGDTASAINLKTWLNVHQFMITHRNPDEVNYEMMKFLDKRNVTI, from the coding sequence TTGTCTGAGTCTACAAAAAAACAGCCTAAACCTATAAAACAGCATTGGGTTCCTCGCTTTTATTTAAAAGAGTTTGCTACTTTAGATACGAGGAAGAAAAAAGAATCACAAGTTTGGATTTTTTCAAAAGAGGAAGGTGATCCAACCAAAGTCAATATAAAAGATATTGCTGCAAAGCGTTATTTGTATTCGCCAAAAGATGAAAATGGCGAACGATGTTGGAAGATGGAAGATGAACTAGCTTCACTTGAATCATTAATGTGCCAAATTTGGCCGGATTTTGCAAATAGCTTTATTGATTTAAACAATGAGGCTTTCCGAAAAGGTATTTCATTGTTTCTAGCTACGATGCTCCTACGACATCCAAAAAGACTTAATGAATATGATCATTTACAAAAGCAAATGATTGACTTTTATGATTCTCTCCCTAAAGATGAAAATGGAAACCCCATGATTGGCAGCATTAAGACAAAAGAAGGAGTTTTTGAATTTGATTCATCTGATTGGGGTAGATATTCAAATCCGAAAGATTATGACAAACAAAAATTCTTTGTTGACACAATAAAATCATCGGCAATTGAAATTGCAGAAATGCTCATGAAAAAACGTTGGTCAGTAGTTTTTTCAGAGTCCGAACAATTTATTACTTCTGATAATCCTTTGATAATTTCCAATAGACTTATTGGAGAGATGGGAAATTATGGTCTTAATACAAAAGGTACAGAAATTACATTTCCAATTAGTCCAACACGTGTTTTGATTATGGATGACATGTTCGAGCAACCTCATTCACAATACTATTCGCTTCAAGGGGATACTGCATCTGCAATTAATCTCAAAACTTGGCTAAATGTACATCAATTTATGATTACACATAGGAATCCCGATGAAGTAAATTATGAAATGATGAAATTTCTGGACAAGCGTAATGTCACTATATAA